The DNA sequence CGGCGAGAGGTCCAGGCCGTGCAGCGCAAAGTGCTGCAGGCCGAGGACTTCATCAACCATCAGGCCGGCGAAGATTTCGCCATGATCGACCACCAGAACGCGTCGCTGCTTGCGCAACACCGATAACTCATGGCCAAAAAAACCGCACAGGTCCATGACCGGCAACAATCGCCCACGCAGATTGGCCACGCCCATCACCCAAGGCTTGACCCCGGGAATAGAGCTCAAGCGTGGCTCATGCAACACTTCGGCAACTTCACCCATGGGCGCCACATACCAATGGTCGGCGATGCGAAAACCGATGCCGCTCCAGGTTTCCAGGCGCGATTCCTGCGAAGGCAGGTCCGCCGCCAGCAAACGGCAGCGTCGGTCGATGTCCAGCAGCAGCTCGAAGGCAGTCTGCGAAGGCCCCATCGGCAGCGCCGTCAGCCTGCCAGCACTGCATTGAGGGTCGTGACCAGGGTCTCTTCCTCGACCGGTTTGGTCAGATAACCCTTGGCACCCTGGCGCGTTCCCCAGACCTTGTCGGTTTCCTGGTCTTTGGTGGTGATGATGATCACCGGGATCGAGCTGGTCTGCGGGTCCTTGGTCAATTGGCGAGTGGCCTGGAAGCCATTGAGGCCAGGCATGACGATATCCATCAGCACCGCATCGGGCTTTTCCTGCCTGGCCAGAGCCACGCCATCGGCACCGTTCTCGGCCTTGAGGACCTGATGCCCGTGTTTCTCGAGCATTGCAGTCAATTTGTACATTTCAGTCGGCGAATCATCGACGATCAGAATTCGAGCCATGCTGTTCCCCATACGGAAAAGACGCGGCGACCTGGTCGCCATACGTCAAGGTGCGTGTTGTTCTTCTGCGACGAACCCTGGCACATGGGCCTTGATTGCGCCAAGCAGTTCTTCCTTGCTGAAAGGCTTGGTCAAAAACTGATCAGAGCCCACTATTCGGCCCTTGGCCTTGTCGAACAAACCATCGCGCGAAGACAGCATGATCACCGGGGTCGCCTTGAAGGCACTGTTGTTCTTGATCAAGGCGCAGGTCTGATAACCATCGAGCCGCGGCATCATGATGTCGACAAAAATGATTCCAGGGTGATTATCGGCGATCTTGGCCAGGGCATCGAAACCATCGATGGCCGTGATGACCTCACACCCGACGTTTTTCAACAGCATCTGCGCAGTGCGGCGAATCGTCTTCGAGTCGTCGATCACCATCACCTTCAAGGCTGTGGAATGCTGTTCCATGATTGATCTACCATCGCCTGAGGAGCGGGGCTTGCCCGCGATAGGCCGGGGTCGCGTTCGACCAACGGGAACACCCCGACTGGCCAGGTTTGCGGTTGCATCAAAACGTGTGCGCAGAGTGCTTGCCGAGCCTTTTTAGCACACTCTCCCGGTGCATTCCATCAACCCGGAATCAACGCCTGCAGCGCATCCGGCGGCCCAAGCGGGGCTTGCGGTTTTTCCTTGACCGCAAGCCAGCCGAGCGCCACCCTGACGCCACTTTTATTCGAGTCACTTTTTGTTCTTGCCACTGTGGCCTTGCCAACGAGAGGAATTACCCCATGAGCGTTCGCCTCGGGATTGTCATGGACCCCATTGCGCGCATCTCCTACAAGAAGGATAGCTCGCTTGCCATGTTGCTCGCCGCCCAGGAGCGCGGCTGGTCGCTGTTCTACATGGAAATGCAGGATCTTTACCAAAGCGCCGGCCAGGCACGCGCGCGGATGCGCCCACTGAAAGTCTTCGCCGATCCGGAGTACTGGTTCGAGCTGGAAGCCGAAAGCGACGCCGCCCTGGGCGACCTGGACGTGATCCTGATGCGCAAGGATCCACCCTTCGATCTGGAATTCGTCTACGCCACTTACCTGCTCGAGCAGGCCGAGGCCGCAGGCGCGCTGGTGGTCAACCGGCCGCAGAGCCTGCGCGACTGCAATGAAAAGCTGTTCGCCACCCTGTTCCCGCAGTGCACCCCGCCGACCGTGGTCAGCCGTCGCGCAGACATCCTGCGCGAATTCGCCGCCCAGCAAGGCGATGTGATCCTCAAGCCGCTGAACGGCATGGGCGGGGCATCGATCTTTCGTCATCGCCCGGGCGATCCGAACCTTTCAGTGATTCTCGAGACGCTCACCGCCCATGGCACCCAACAGATCATGGCCCAGGGCTACCTGCCGGCGATCAAGGATGGCGACAAGCGCATCCTGATGATTGATGGCGAGCCGGTGCCTTATTGCCTGGCGCGCATTCCGGCGGCCGGAGAGACCCGCGGCAACCTGGCAGCCGGTGGCCGCGGCGAAGCACGCCCACTCACCGACCGCGATCGCTGGATCGCCGAGCAAGTCGGCCCGGCGCTGCGTGAAAAAGGCTTGCTGTTCGTCGGCCTGGACGTGATTGGCGAGCATTTGACCGAAATCAATGTCACCAGCCCGACCTGCATACGCGAGATCGACAATGCCTTCGGCACCCGAATCGGCGTGCAGCTGATGGATGCCATTGATCGCAAGCTCAAGGCCCGCTGACGCACGACACAGGGAAAGACCGCGCAGTGCGCTATCATGCACGCCCTTTTCAACTGGGGCGTGTGCGCTGCCGGCTTTCCCTGGCTGCATGGCTGCTGGATATTCAATGACTCTTTCTGCCGACCTTCCTCCCGAACTCTCCCACGCTGGCGTGCGCCCGGCGGATCGGCTCGGTTTTGCCCTGTTCATCGCCGCCTTGCTGCACCTGGCGCTGATCCTGGGTGTGAGCTTCTCCTTGCACACGCCCAAGGAAATCAGCAAGACCCTGGAAATCACCCTGGCGACCTTCAAGAGCGAAACCGCGCCGAAGAAGGCGGACTTCCTGGCCCAGGAAAACCAGCAAGGCAGCGGCACCCTGGACAAGAAGGCCCTGCCGAAAACCACGGAAGTGGCGCCTTTTCAGGACAGCAAGATCAACAAGGTGACGCCTCCCCCTGCCGCCAGGCCTGAACCTGAAGTGCAACCGCAGAAACCCAAGGCTGCGGTCGCCACCAAAACGCCGAAGCCGCAGAAAGTCGAAACCAGGCCCAGGCAGGACGTCAAGCCGGTTGAGAAGCCCAAGGCTGTAACGCCGGACTTCGACAGCTCGCAGCTCTCCAGCGAAATTGCCAGCCTTGAAGCCGAGCTGTCCAATGAACAACAGCTTTACGCCAAGCGCCCGCGCATTCACCGCCTGAGTGCAGCCTCGACCATGCGCGACAAGGGCGCCTGGTACAAGGACGAATGGCGCAAGAAAGTCGAACGCATCGGCAACCTCAACTACCCCGACGAAGCCCGCCGCCAGCAAATCTACGGCAGCCTGCGCCTGATGGTCTCGATCAACCGCGATGGTTCCTTGTACGAAGTACTGGTGCTGGAATCTTCCGGGCAACCGCTGCTGGACCAGGCCGCCCAACGTATCGTACGGCTGGCAGCGCCCTTCGCGCCCTTTACCGGCGATCTGGCCGATATCGATCGCCTGGAAATCATTCGGACCTGGCGCTTTGCGCGCGGGGACCGGCTTTCGAGCAATTGAGAGAAATAAATCAGCTATTTCCTCGCTTGTCAGGCTGCCTGCCCGAAGCCACACTAGTAAGCATGAAGAACGTCAGCCCAAGCTACCTCAAGCATCAATTCCTGATAGCCATGCCGCACATGGCTGATCCGCATTTTGCGCAAACCTTGACCTACATCGTCGAGCACACTGCCAATGGCGCCATGGGGCTGGTGGTCAATCGCCCCCAGGAGCTGAACCTGGCGGATATCCTTGAGCAACTGCGGCCAGATATCGAGCCTCCCGCGCGCTGCCTGGATGTACCGATCTACATCGGCGGCCCGGTGCAGACCGATCGCGGCTTCGTCCTGCACTCCAGCGGCCAGACCTTTCAAGCCACCATCGATCTGGGTGGCTTGTCGCTGTCGACCTCGCAAGACGTACTGTTCGCCATCGCCGATGGCGTCGGCCCCGAGAAAAGCCTGATCACCCTCGGCTACGCTGGATGGGAAGCCGGGCAACTGGAAGCCGAGCTGGCCGACAACGCCTGGCTCACTTGCCCGTTCGCCCCCGAGATCATCTTCGATATGGCCAGCGACCAGCGCCTTGATGCGGCTGCCAAGCGATTGGGCATCCAGCTGAGCCTTCTCACCAGCCAGGCGGGTCACGCTTGATGGCAGAGTTGCGGTTATTACTGGGTTTCGATTACGGCACCAAACAAATCGGCGTGGCAGTTGGCCAGGTCATTACCGGGCAGGCCCGCGAGCTTTGCACGCTCAAGGCCCAGAACGGCGTGCCCGACTGGAACCAGGTCGAGGCGCTGATCAAGGAATGGCAACCCGATGCCATCGTGGTCGGCCTGCCCTTGAACATGGACGGCACTCCCAGCGAGATGAGCGCCCGCGCAGAGAAATTCGCCCGGCGCCTCAATGGCCGTTACAACATCTCCGTCCATACCCACGACGAGCGCCTGACCACCTTTGAAGCCAAGGGTGAGCGCATGAACCGTGGCGGCCAGCGCGGCAGCTACCGCGACAACCCCGTCGATGCCATCGCCGCGGCGCTGCTGCTGCAGGGCTGGCTGGAAGCCAATGCCGGGCAGTTCACTTCCTGACATACGATTTTCAAACCGGGCGTGATTCGGCGCCCGGCCTTCCGAGGAGCTAGCATGAGCCTACCCAATCCCGCTGACCTGATCAGTCAGATGGCCACTGACCTCAACGCCTATCTGGCCCGTCGCAGCATCACCGAGCCACGCTATATCGGTATCCGGACCGGCGGCGTATGGGTTGCCCAGGCCCTGCTTGAAGCGCTCGGCAGCGACTCGCCGCTGGGTACGCTGGATGTCTCCTTCTACCGTGATGATTTCAGCCAGAATGGCTTGCACCCTCAGGTCCGCCCTTCTGAGCTGCCCTTCGAGATCGAAGGCCAGCATCTGGTCCTGGTCGACGATGTGCTGATGAGCGGCCGGACCATTCGCGCAGCGCTCAACGAACTGTTCGATTACGGCCGCCCGGCCAGCGTCACGCTGGTCTGCCTGCTGGACCTGGACGCGGGCGAACTGCCGATCCGGCCAAATGTCGTCGGCGCCATGCTGTCACTGCCAGCCAACCAGCGGGTAAAATTGTCCGGCCCCGCGCCGTTCCAACTTGAAATCCAAGACCTCGCCCTTTAAGAGTCCATTGCGATGACGCCTATCGACGCCAAGCGCCCGCTGCAGCTCAATGATCAGGGCCAGCTGCGCCACTTTCTCTCGCTCGACGGTTTGCCCCGCGAGCTGCTCACCGAAATCCTCGACACCGCAGACTCGTTCCTCGAAGTCGGCGCCCGGGCGGTGAAAAAAGTCCCGTTGCTGCGCGGCAAGACCGTCTGCAATGTGTTCTTCGAGAACTCCACCCGCACTCGAACCACTTTCGAACTGGCCGCCCAACGGCTGTCGGCCGATGTGATCACCCTGAACGTTTCGACCTCCTCGACGAGCAAGGGTGAAACCCTCTTCGACACCTTGCGCAACCTTGAAGCCATGGCGGCGGACATGTTTGTGGTACGTCACGGCGATTCAGGCGCGGCGCACTTCATCGCCGAGCACGTGTGCCCGGAGGTGGCGATCATCAACGGCGGCGACGGCCGCCATGCACACCCGACCCAGGGCATGCTCGACATGCTGACCATTCGCCGGCACAAAGGCAGCTTCGAGAACCTTTCGGTGGCGATCGTCGGCGATATCCTGCACTCGCGGGTGGCACGCTCGAACATGCTGGCACTCAAGACCCTTGGCTGCCCGGATATCCGCGTGATCGCCCCGAAAACCCTGCTGCCGATCGGTATCGAGCAATATGGGGTCAAGGTCTACACCGACCTGGAACAAGGCCTGAAGGATGTCGACGTGGTCATCATGCTGCGCCTGCAGCGTGAACGCATGCAGGGTGGCCTGCTGCCGAGCGAGGGTGAGTTCTACCGCCTGTTCGGCCTGACCACCGCGCGCCTGGCCGGGGCCAAGCCCGACGCCATCGTCATGCATCCGGGGCCGATCAACCGTGGCGTCGAAATCGAGTCGGCAGTGGCCGACGGCGCCCACTCGGTCATTCTCAACCAGGTTACCTATGGCATCGCGGTCCGCATGGCCGTACTGTCCATGGCCATGAGCGGCCAGACCGCGCAACGTCAATTCGAGCAGGAGAACGCCCAGT is a window from the Pseudomonas sp. LS1212 genome containing:
- the gshB gene encoding glutathione synthase — encoded protein: MSVRLGIVMDPIARISYKKDSSLAMLLAAQERGWSLFYMEMQDLYQSAGQARARMRPLKVFADPEYWFELEAESDAALGDLDVILMRKDPPFDLEFVYATYLLEQAEAAGALVVNRPQSLRDCNEKLFATLFPQCTPPTVVSRRADILREFAAQQGDVILKPLNGMGGASIFRHRPGDPNLSVILETLTAHGTQQIMAQGYLPAIKDGDKRILMIDGEPVPYCLARIPAAGETRGNLAAGGRGEARPLTDRDRWIAEQVGPALREKGLLFVGLDVIGEHLTEINVTSPTCIREIDNAFGTRIGVQLMDAIDRKLKAR
- the pyrR gene encoding bifunctional pyr operon transcriptional regulator/uracil phosphoribosyltransferase PyrR, with the translated sequence MSLPNPADLISQMATDLNAYLARRSITEPRYIGIRTGGVWVAQALLEALGSDSPLGTLDVSFYRDDFSQNGLHPQVRPSELPFEIEGQHLVLVDDVLMSGRTIRAALNELFDYGRPASVTLVCLLDLDAGELPIRPNVVGAMLSLPANQRVKLSGPAPFQLEIQDLAL
- a CDS encoding YqgE/AlgH family protein, with the translated sequence MKNVSPSYLKHQFLIAMPHMADPHFAQTLTYIVEHTANGAMGLVVNRPQELNLADILEQLRPDIEPPARCLDVPIYIGGPVQTDRGFVLHSSGQTFQATIDLGGLSLSTSQDVLFAIADGVGPEKSLITLGYAGWEAGQLEAELADNAWLTCPFAPEIIFDMASDQRLDAAAKRLGIQLSLLTSQAGHA
- the pilH gene encoding twitching motility response regulator PilH gives rise to the protein MARILIVDDSPTEMYKLTAMLEKHGHQVLKAENGADGVALARQEKPDAVLMDIVMPGLNGFQATRQLTKDPQTSSIPVIIITTKDQETDKVWGTRQGAKGYLTKPVEEETLVTTLNAVLAG
- the pilG gene encoding twitching motility response regulator PilG; the protein is MEQHSTALKVMVIDDSKTIRRTAQMLLKNVGCEVITAIDGFDALAKIADNHPGIIFVDIMMPRLDGYQTCALIKNNSAFKATPVIMLSSRDGLFDKAKGRIVGSDQFLTKPFSKEELLGAIKAHVPGFVAEEQHAP
- the ruvX gene encoding Holliday junction resolvase RuvX, which produces MAELRLLLGFDYGTKQIGVAVGQVITGQARELCTLKAQNGVPDWNQVEALIKEWQPDAIVVGLPLNMDGTPSEMSARAEKFARRLNGRYNISVHTHDERLTTFEAKGERMNRGGQRGSYRDNPVDAIAAALLLQGWLEANAGQFTS
- a CDS encoding aspartate carbamoyltransferase catalytic subunit, whose product is MTPIDAKRPLQLNDQGQLRHFLSLDGLPRELLTEILDTADSFLEVGARAVKKVPLLRGKTVCNVFFENSTRTRTTFELAAQRLSADVITLNVSTSSTSKGETLFDTLRNLEAMAADMFVVRHGDSGAAHFIAEHVCPEVAIINGGDGRHAHPTQGMLDMLTIRRHKGSFENLSVAIVGDILHSRVARSNMLALKTLGCPDIRVIAPKTLLPIGIEQYGVKVYTDLEQGLKDVDVVIMLRLQRERMQGGLLPSEGEFYRLFGLTTARLAGAKPDAIVMHPGPINRGVEIESAVADGAHSVILNQVTYGIAVRMAVLSMAMSGQTAQRQFEQENAQ
- a CDS encoding chemotaxis protein CheW, with amino-acid sequence MGPSQTAFELLLDIDRRCRLLAADLPSQESRLETWSGIGFRIADHWYVAPMGEVAEVLHEPRLSSIPGVKPWVMGVANLRGRLLPVMDLCGFFGHELSVLRKQRRVLVVDHGEIFAGLMVDEVLGLQHFALHGLDLSPPATVQAGMAPFVQGHFQRDRTWGVFSLFALVQAPGFLDVAS
- a CDS encoding energy transducer TonB, whose amino-acid sequence is MTLSADLPPELSHAGVRPADRLGFALFIAALLHLALILGVSFSLHTPKEISKTLEITLATFKSETAPKKADFLAQENQQGSGTLDKKALPKTTEVAPFQDSKINKVTPPPAARPEPEVQPQKPKAAVATKTPKPQKVETRPRQDVKPVEKPKAVTPDFDSSQLSSEIASLEAELSNEQQLYAKRPRIHRLSAASTMRDKGAWYKDEWRKKVERIGNLNYPDEARRQQIYGSLRLMVSINRDGSLYEVLVLESSGQPLLDQAAQRIVRLAAPFAPFTGDLADIDRLEIIRTWRFARGDRLSSN